The following are from one region of the Theropithecus gelada isolate Dixy chromosome 6, Tgel_1.0, whole genome shotgun sequence genome:
- the FAM170A gene encoding protein FAM170A — translation MKRRQKRKHLENEESQETAEKGGGMSKSQEDALQPGSTRVAKGWSQGVGEVTSTSEYFSCVSSSRKLIHGGIQRLHRDSPQPQSPLAQVQERGETPPCSQHVSLSSHSSYKTCVSSLCVNKEERGMKIYYMQVQMKKGVAVSWETEETSESLEKQPRMEEVTLPEVVRVGTPPSDVSTRNLLSDSEPGGEEKEHEERTESDSLPGSPTVEETPRAKTPDWLVTMENGFRCMACCRVFATVEILQEHVQYGIREGFSCHVFHLTMAQLTGNMESGSTQDEQEEENGNEEEEEEKPAAKKEEEGQPTGEDLGLRRSWSQCPGCVFHSPKDLPKDRNS, via the exons ATGAAACGACGACAAAAGaggaaacatttggaaaatgaagaGTCCCAGGAAACCgctgagaagggaggag GAATGTCAAAGTCCCAAGAGGATGCCCTGCAGCCTGGATCCACTAGAGTGGCCAAGGGCTGGAGCCAAGGGGTGGGAGAAGTTACTTCTACCTCCGAATACTTCTCCTGTGTTTCTTCTTCACGCAAGCTCATCCACGGTG GAATCCAGAGACTACATCGAGACAGCCCCCAGCCTCAGTCACCCCTGGCCCAGGTTCAGGAAcgaggagagactcctccctgcTCACAACATGTCTCCTTGTCATCCCATTCGTCCTATAAGACTTGTGTGTCCTCTCTGTGTGTAAACAAAGAGGAAAGGGGCATGAAAATATACTACATGCAGGTACAAATGAAAAAAGGTGTGGCTGtctcctgggagacagaggaaacTTCGGAGTCCTTAGAAAAGCAGCCAAGGATGGAAGAAGTGACCCTTCCTGAGGTTGTGAGGGTAGGTACTCCCCCCTCTGATGTGTCCACCAGAAACCTCCTGTCTGACAGTGAGCCCGGCGGAGAGGAGAAAGAGCATGAGGAAAGGACAGAATCAGACAGCCTGCCAGGCTCACCCACCGTTGAGGAGACACCCAGGGCCAAGACTCCTGACTGGCTGGTGACCATGGAGAACGGCTTCAGGTGCATGGCCTGCTGCCGGGTTTTTGCCACCGTGGAAATCCTCCAGGAGCATGTGCAATATGGGATCAGAGAAGGCTTCAGCTGCCACGTCTTTCATCTCACCATGGCTCAGCTGACAGGCAACATGGAATCAGGGAGCACCCAAGACGAGCaggaggaggaaaatggaaatgaggaggaggaggaagagaaaccagcagcaaagaaggaggaggaggggcagccCACAGGGGAAGACCTTGGCCTGAGGAGATCCTGGAGCCAATGTCCAGGCTGTGTGTTTCATTCTCCAAAGGACCTTCCAAAGGACAGGAA CAGCTGA